AAAGAAGGAGACGTGTACGATACTCTACATTTAGGTAGGACAACAAGTTCACATCCTACAGTTGTAACTCATGATACACTGGAagtcatctgtgtgtgtgtgtgtgtgtgtgtgtgtgtgtgtgtgtgtgtgtgtgtgtgtctgtgtgtgtgtgtgtgcgtgtgtgtgtgtgtgtgtcagagaccCGCAGTCAGAACACAGAGAAGCTCAGTGTGGACCAGGCTGCCACCATCCTGCTGAACTTCCTGCAACAGGCCAGAGAGGGAGGTGAGTCCAGGTCCAGATAAACCAGGTCCAGACACAGAGGTCCAGGTCCATCAGGTCCAGATACAACAGGTCCAACCATCcagcctctcttcctcttcatccatcTGGTATCACAGTGGTAGTCCTGAGACTCCACCTGGGGAAGGTGTTCTCTCCGCCTGGAGGGAACCGAGGACTCAGACATGGAGGCTCTGATCTTCATCCCAGCTGATGTGAACTGTTCCAGTGAAAGGTGGAGGTGCCTCCTCCCCCATGATGCCCTCCACCGCCCACAATTCCACATCTCTGTCTAAATCAGTGATTTTAGTCAGAAGAGTATTTTTTTCAGAACAGTAGACGAGAATCGTCGTTTGGTTAAATCCTtttcagaaatcctttaaaagATTGTTGGAACGTCATTTGGCTTTCACTTCTGTTACTTTTGCTCCTCTCGCCTCAGTCCTTCTGTTTCTACTTTCTGTCGTATCTCTGTCCTTTTTCATCGGGTATCTCTTTCAGTTGAACCTTTTTCTCGTCCTCTCTGTTCAGCTCTTTATATCCGTTATTTCTACGTTTTCCATTCCGTCTGTCCTTTCTACCACACTTGACCGCTCCATCTTTAGGAATAAACTCTCTTTCAATcagttatttttgtttcttactttttcttttaatttaactttCTTCTCCTCATTTCTTTGAGTTTAGCTTACTTGCTGGAACTCCACTCCTTTTCTGTTCAGTCAAAAAAACATTATAGGTGCTCGTCTTTCCTGAAGGTTTTTCCGTCTGTGTGAACAGCTTTAGTCCCAGAGTTGAcctgtcctccgtctctgtGCCCTCCAGCCGATGAAAACCCAGACGAGGTGTATTTCCAGGAGCTGCCGGTGTGGAAGAGAGAATACTTCTGATGGAGCAACGGGGCGTTTTCTGCACCTGCTgttttgtaaatactgtttgGAGTGACATGTTTTAATAAAAGCTGCTGAATTCATActtctgactctgcctgatgcTCTCAGATTGCTGACAGAGGATGTTGTTCTTCACGTTATTCAAGACACatatgaagaaaaatgaattttgtGAGGTTTTCCATCAGGTTTAATGGAAATCTGAAGCTTCGGATGGTGACTTTCCTCAGTGCAGATTCAAACTGAAATTCCAAAGCTCGTCAGGAGGAAGGTTTTGTTAAGAACCGCATGCAGGAACATGTTGGATTAAACTGTCCAGATGTCTGAGGGCTGAAATGCTGAATTTCTACTGAAGTAAAGAGGATTTTCCCTCTTTCTAACTTCCACTTTTTCATAGAATACACATTTAACCCTTCTGCTAaagggtttttttattttattttaattttacacCCTGTCATTGGTCACATTGTTCATTCAGGCTCATGGATTAATCGTAAATATGAGCGGCTGAAGCCAGTTTTTACAGAGATGTTTCATATTGAAAGACGGTGAAAGTAGAAACAGAGATTTTATGAAGTTCAACACACTTTATTCAATGAAACTGGCCCACTGAGGTGTTTTCTGGACCCTGAAGTCCTGAACACCCTCAGTGACCTGCGGGTCAGGCTGAGCTGCCGGCTCTCAGTTCCCCGCCTCCCCCGGCTGCTTCTTCTTGCCTTCAGGGACTCCGTCCAGCAGGAAGGGAGACTTGATGTTCACGCGGTCGCGCtccgcctcctcgtcctcgtcgtagtgctcgtcctcgtcgtcgctgtggtggggggtggagtggatggaggcggagggggaggggggcaccgAGTAGGGCCGGGGGTACCGGAATCCCTCCGTCTGCTGAGACACCAGAAACACCAGATCAGGACCGGACCGCGGCGTCTCGCTGGGTTTCTCCGGGTGTTTCTTTaattaaaggttatttttcATTGAACAGCCTTTCACAGATGTTCTGTGAGTTCTGACACTAAACCAACATCATAGTTTAACTCTGCTGGCCAGTGTTCTGTGCAGATCAACGAATTAAAGTTTCATTAAGACTCATTGAGTTCAGGGTCAATGCtcatttttaaaggttttgtTCTCACTGGATGTGAGACATGACATTAAATATGTCTGGTCATGAGTCTTGACATTGGGACACATGGGACATGGAACCAGCGACGCCAGAGAGCGAGATGACGACTGGAAGACACACCGACTGAGGTCTTACTTTACCAGAAAACACGAGGAGCGTCTGCCTCTAAGTGATGTATTTCTTTCTATCAGCTGGTTTATGGTTCTTCTTCATGCTTTTCGCTCCTTTTGGTTCCTCATCCTGCTCTCAGAGTCTCCAACaaacttaaataaaatgtaattccATCTGAAGTCCATCCTGACGACGCCTCGTCTCCATCCAAATGTTAGCCTGTCAATTAGAGCTGGCAGGTGTGTGTAaagtgacgtgtgtgtgtgtgtgtgtgtgtgtgtgtgcgtgcgtgcgtgcgtgcgtgtaagcgtgcgtgcgtgtgtgtgtgtgtgtgtgtgtgtgtgtgttgtgatgatACGGCTGAAACACTTCAGCCTGGAGCgaagacagagagcagcaggtcctcACCCTCAGAGAGGCCGTGGACTCCATCTTGTACTTCTCTGGGAAAGCTCTGCTCAGGGCCATGTGCCGGGCGCTAATGTAGAACTGACAACCacagaacagagaacagaggaacCTCAACAGCTGGACGATCGACCACACTGAACGTAACAGATAAGGGTTCTTCTGGAGGAAACTGACCCGTCCCAGGTATCTCCAGTCCAGCAGGTCGGACAGCCGCTCGGTTCGGTTCCTCTGGATGACGCGCTGACGACGAGACTGCTGACAGAAGCTGAACATGAACTGTGTGAGCTGGTTGCAGGACTCCTCTGGAGAGCGGAAGCGTCGGTCCACGATGTAGATGCCTGAGGGGAACAGTCACGTGAGGAGGACGGAGGTGAAGACCTGGAACACGAGTGACGTGTACGACAACGTCCACACATACCGTAGGCTGTAGGGTCCGAGACGTGCTCCTCCATGAAGCAGCCGAAGCCCGACAGGTTGGTGGTCACACTGGGGATGCCCATCACAGTGCACTCACCTGGAGAACACACAGAACACTCACCTGGAGAGCACACAGAACACtcactctgcttcctctgctaaagaaatcaagaaagaaAATTGGTCTCAAACCGGTCCAAACCACTGACAACCCATGTAAACACAGTCTCAACATCTGAGAACCAGTCGACTCTGAAAAAACAGTCTACACCAAGTCCAAACAACAGAAGACCAGTCTGAACCAAGCCTAAAATAACCAAAACCAGTCTAAACGCAGTCCAAGACCAAAAAACCAGTCTGACTTCAgtccaaaatgcaaaaaacaagcCAGACTAATCCAAAGAAAACCAATCCAAACTCTAGAAAGAGTATCTAAACCCAATCTAAACGCAGTCTGAACCTGGTCTGAATAACAGTCTAAACCTGGTCTAAAGCCTCCAGATCAAGTCCTGAAGAGCCGGGTGCTGATCTTCCTCCTGTTCCCTCTAACATGGTGAAGTATGAAACGAAGAGCTGGAGTGAACCAGACTACCGCTGACTTCAGCCACCGGTCCAGTCTTCCAGTAGACCTGGTTCCGTGACTCTCTGCTGCAGGTCCAGTGGACCCGGTTCAGTCCAGTAGACCTGGTTCAGAGTCTTTCTGCTCCCTGGGTTTGTGTCGGCCTCATGATCCAGATGCAGACAGGAACGTCTGGgttgaacctgtgtgtgtgtcgaacACGCAGCCTACCGGGTGTGTACCCCCACGGCTCGTAGTACGACGGGAAGACCCCCAGGTTACAGCCGCGGACGAAGTCTTCGTAGTCCATGGGCAGCAGAggactggtggaggacaggaacTCCGGGTGGAAGATCACCTGACAGCAGACAACGTTCAGCAGGTGGACAAACGGATTACATCAGGGCACGTGTGGAGACGGGGTGGAGGCAGGGGGAGACGGGGTGGAGACGGGTGGAGACGGGGTGGAGACGGGTGGAGACggggtggaggcaggtggagacggggtggaggcaggtggagacggggtggaggcaggtggagacGGGGTGGAGGCAGTGTGTAGATGGTGTGTAGACAGTGTGTACCTTGACTCGGTCGTTCCTGGAGTTGAAGAGGCCAACTCGTCTGATATTGGCCAGGATGGGGTCTGTGGTGTCGTCTAGCATGTTGTGAGTCGTAACAGGAGGCAGGCCGTGCctctgcaggaacacacacacacacacacacacacatacacacacaaacacacacacacacacacacacacacacacgttctacTGGGGTGCTGTAGGTTCAGGGTACAGGTCACGTTTGGTCTGAATGAGGCAGTAATGCGATATCATTCAGAAAAAAGCCACCAAAGACTTTTGACTCCGTACTGAGGAAAAGAGATCCTGGAAATATTCCCATTTCATCCATCTGGGGCCATTTGAGCTGCGAGTGTGTTTGAGTTTAGGATCATTGAGGATtcaccaccaacacacacacacactcacacccagcGTTCAGCTATGGACTTGACGCTAATGCTAGTTTCAGGGAGCCGGTGGATAGCCTAGTGGACAAATCAGGAACTGAACTTactgtatttaaataaaaattaagtCAATCAGTTCATCTGTTGGTCTCAGAcaacaaaaattcaaaaacagtcagaaaagGAGACAAATGATGGTGAAACTTTTAGAAATCGATTAAAAACTTCTACTTCGTACTTCTACAGTTCTGTAGAATTGTAGGTTTGGAGGTAAAAGTTCAGACGCTGTGAGAGATTCTGAACCGAGCGTCATGTGTCTGCAGTGTTTAGACATGATGGGAGCAGGAGGCGGCCCCTGACCGGTAACCTTTAGACTGACTGTGTGGAGTATGGACGGGTGTTTGAAGCCTGGATAATGATCTCTGATTACCAGCGTCTGATCCAGTCAATCGGCTCTGATGGAAATGAGTCTCCGGCCGGCGCTGAGGAGCGCTGTGTTCCGTCTGCTCTTCAGATCTACTTTAAATTCTGTGATCTGAGAGTCTTAGTTTGTAATGAAGGAGAGGAACAAAGAGGAATCAGCTCAGGAAGTCGAATCCAGGCCTGGCGTACTCTCTGCTGTGATTTTATGCTTCTTCCATCGTTACACTCGGTGAAAGAGAGTGATTAGACTGCAGCGCGATCGCACAGTTTACACTTAAATCACATTTGATGAGAGAAAAGAAGTTTATTGCCATAGTTTTGGGGCCAGTGGACCCTTAATAAGAGAAATAGATGAGGCTGTAATTGAAAATCGGCGGTGGAATGGAAATGGGGAGGACTGCACATGAAAAATGGCTAAAAGAGAAATAATCAAAACGGCGCCTCTCACaaacagccaatcaggagcctCCCTTCCATCATCCCTCGCACGCTCGCAGTCGATTACTGGCTTTCCATTTCCGACCTCTCAAATATTGACATTGGCATAAATTCATTTAATTGTGAAAGAGCTTTTTATAGGCCCTGCTCTGGTGAGATCCAtcaggccgccgccgctctaTTGACCTGCAGTCAGCGGTGGAGGAAGGTAATTAACGGACTCCATGTTCATTCAGGTCCTCACTCAGGGGATTCCCCCTCATCCCGTCTCCGACATTGATCACAGCGCAGGAAATGTCACATCCATTCAAAAAGTGAGGGAGATTCGCCTCCACAGCATCCTCCATCTGTTTCTACAGCGCTgagctgaacagcagcaggaagcagaggacttcacacacacagctgtttcaTCTTGTCTGGATCAGAGCACGAACAGACGCAACTCAGTGTCTCTTTTAGCTCAGAGACGTACTGGGAAAGTCTGGAAATGAACCCTTTATAGAGCAAAGAAAACACTTGGGAAATGAGCAGGCTGGCCACAGAGAGTTGCTAcgatccatccatctgtcttcgACACATTTCTGAGTCCAGGATACCTCGCAGGTTTCTAAGACTTCAGGAGTCCAGGCCTCTCTCAGATGGACGCTCCCTTACCTGAGTGGCAAAGATGGCTCTCTTCATGATGGTGAAGTCATCTCGGTCCAGAATAGTGTCCATATCGGGAATCTGGCCTCTGTGGACAGAGCACACCCTCAACAAGGAGACCTGGTCCTCATGACAGACGAGCAGAAGACTGTTTGAAACAGCATTTCTTCTTCATACATGCGCTGTGGCAGACTGCAGAACGTACGAGACCGTCTCTGCTCACAGTGGCTAATGACTAACCTACAACCCCTGATGCAGATCATGGGAACACTAAACAGCAAAGTCCCTGATGGTAACAACATCAAAACCAGAAGGTTTTACAGTGAAAGGTGACACACATAAACCTCTGTCAACCGAACAGGAGCCTGCCGTTGTCACTTACTTCAGCAGAGCGTCATACAGTTTTTTACCAAACTTCTCCTTCACAGTGTGAGCTGTGTCCCTGCGGGAGACAACGCAAAACCTGAGAGAACATTTACACCGATATGGAAGACCAGCGCCCGAGCACACTTCAGGACGCTGCAGTGTGTTTCATCTGCTTGAGTCCGGTTTGAGGTCTGCGGCCCACTCTTCAGTCTCAGGTCTTACCAGAGCTGTTTGCGGACCGCCTGCCCCTTCAGCGACTCCACGTTGAAGTTGTTGGTTTTAGCTGGCATGATGAAGAAAACCACCACGGTCACATCGTCTCTGTGCATCTGTGGAGAGTCGGAAGGATTCATGTGCTTCACAGCGTCACACTGTCAACCTCAGCCCAAAGCCCAGAGGGTCCTGACCCGCAGCAGGTAGTTCAGCCTGGACAGCGACTCCAGGAAGATGTCAGCCCCCTTGTTGGAGAACTCATAGCGTCCGgcaatgaagaagaagagggttttctccaggttgaAGTCGAGATGACTGCCAGGGAGATAAAGATCGATAAAGCAATACGAGACAGGACCAGTCCCCGGGACAGTAAACCTGACAGGACCGCACATAAACACTGAGAGTTATGTGTCGAGGCGTGGATCTCAGCTCCCACCCGTAGAAGTGTCCCCGCACAAACTCCTGGATGCGGACTTTACTGGTGGAATGCAGGTTCTGAAACTCGTGCATGGCCGAGAACTTCTTCACGTTCAGTCCGTTAGGAGTCACCACATCTGCCAGGAGAAGACACAGCAGGGACCTTCATGAGGAACTGGATCTGGGGCCTGGGATCAGATGGTCTTAGGGGGGACCGGCTGGAGGGGGCGTGCTCTTCACCTGGCATCCTGTGCAGCATGTGGTTGGCCTCCACCGCTGTGATCTGGGACACCGTGGTGAAGACGTGAGCGCAGTGGACGGCCGCTCGCTCCAGACAGTACCGATGGTAGATCTGCCTCTCCCCAGCCTCCTTATCAATGTCAAACtgcaatgcacacacacacacacacacacacacacacacacacacacacacacacacacacacacacacagccctctgTAATGCAGTTGTCAATCTACCTTATTTGTGAGCATCAGTGTTGCTCTGATCTCTaatctctgacctctgacctctacaATCTGATCTCTGATCTCTAATGTCACATTTCTAACCTCTGatctctgacctttgacctctattTTTAATGTCTAATCACTCATCTGTAATCTCACACTGTGAAGTTAGAAATGTGACCCTTCTACCTAGCTTAATAACTCAGAAGTGCAtcacctgctaacctgtcagcgAACAACTCAAGGTCCTGGTGGAGAAGCTAAAACTACCCGCACAACCAAAGCATCAAGTTTCACGttccagtgaaataaaaaaaacatt
The sequence above is drawn from the Salarias fasciatus chromosome 17, fSalaFa1.1, whole genome shotgun sequence genome and encodes:
- the gys2 gene encoding glycogen [starch] synthase, liver isoform X2, which produces MPLSRSLSMTSLSGLLPAWEEDELPVEDLLLFEVAWEVTNKVGGIYTVIQTKAKVTVDEWGENYYMMGPYYEHNYKTQVEDCEPPHPAIRKAMDSLIHNGCQLTDSLGDKPNVVAHFHEWQAGPGLILSRSRKIPLATVFTTHATLLGRYLCAGNADFYNNLGNFDIDKEAGERQIYHRYCLERAAVHCAHVFTTVSQITAVEANHMLHRMPDVVTPNGLNVKKFSAMHEFQNLHSTSKVRIQEFVRGHFYGHLDFNLEKTLFFFIAGRYEFSNKGADIFLESLSRLNYLLRMHRDDVTVVVFFIMPAKTNNFNVESLKGQAVRKQLWDTAHTVKEKFGKKLYDALLKGQIPDMDTILDRDDFTIMKRAIFATQRHGLPPVTTHNMLDDTTDPILANIRRVGLFNSRNDRVKVIFHPEFLSSTSPLLPMDYEDFVRGCNLGVFPSYYEPWGYTPGECTVMGIPSVTTNLSGFGCFMEEHVSDPTAYGIYIVDRRFRSPEESCNQLTQFMFSFCQQSRRQRVIQRNRTERLSDLLDWRYLGRFYISARHMALSRAFPEKYKMESTASLRTEGFRYPRPYSVPPSPSASIHSTPHHSDDEDEHYDEDEEAERDRVNIKSPFLLDGVPEGKKKQPGEAGN
- the gys2 gene encoding glycogen [starch] synthase, liver isoform X1; this encodes MPLSRSLSMTSLSGLLPAWEEDELPVEDLLLFEVAWEVTNKVGGIYTVIQTKAKVTVDEWGENYYMMGPYYEHNYKTQVEDCEPPHPAIRKAMDSLIHNGCQVHFGRWLIEGSPYVILFDIGSAAWNLDRWKGDLWESCHIGLPHQDREANDALLLGSLIAWFFKELTDSLGDKPNVVAHFHEWQAGPGLILSRSRKIPLATVFTTHATLLGRYLCAGNADFYNNLGNFDIDKEAGERQIYHRYCLERAAVHCAHVFTTVSQITAVEANHMLHRMPDVVTPNGLNVKKFSAMHEFQNLHSTSKVRIQEFVRGHFYGHLDFNLEKTLFFFIAGRYEFSNKGADIFLESLSRLNYLLRMHRDDVTVVVFFIMPAKTNNFNVESLKGQAVRKQLWDTAHTVKEKFGKKLYDALLKGQIPDMDTILDRDDFTIMKRAIFATQRHGLPPVTTHNMLDDTTDPILANIRRVGLFNSRNDRVKVIFHPEFLSSTSPLLPMDYEDFVRGCNLGVFPSYYEPWGYTPGECTVMGIPSVTTNLSGFGCFMEEHVSDPTAYGIYIVDRRFRSPEESCNQLTQFMFSFCQQSRRQRVIQRNRTERLSDLLDWRYLGRFYISARHMALSRAFPEKYKMESTASLRTEGFRYPRPYSVPPSPSASIHSTPHHSDDEDEHYDEDEEAERDRVNIKSPFLLDGVPEGKKKQPGEAGN